In Puniceicoccales bacterium, a single window of DNA contains:
- a CDS encoding DUF2190 family protein, translated as MKKETFSNIAEGTHEGNITKVAKTNITERYTLVKIDTSNPAMVDICTDSDLPIGVATDEASAGDIVNVALLGSADTIKAIASETIVAGKLLRPTDDGKIAPIGTAAGSYNCIGIALNSTIANSMVEVLSCVPTQYTIGE; from the coding sequence ATGAAAAAAGAAACATTCTCTAACATTGCAGAAGGTACTCATGAAGGCAACATTACTAAGGTTGCCAAAACCAATATCACAGAGAGATATACTCTGGTCAAAATCGATACTAGCAATCCAGCCATGGTCGATATTTGCACAGATTCTGATCTGCCGATAGGCGTTGCAACCGATGAGGCATCGGCCGGAGATATTGTGAATGTAGCACTTCTGGGTTCTGCAGATACCATAAAAGCCATTGCCAGCGAGACCATAGTAGCTGGAAAATTGCTTAGGCCAACCGACGACGGAAAAATCGCACCCATTGGCACAGCCGCCGGAAGCTATAATTGTATAGGTATAGCCCTAAATAGCACCATCGCAAATAGCATGGTGGAGGTGCTATCCTGCGTACCAACTCAATATACCATAGGTGAATAA